The Solanum lycopersicum chromosome 9, SLM_r2.1 genome window below encodes:
- the LOC101265961 gene encoding pentatricopeptide repeat-containing protein At3g63370, chloroplastic, whose protein sequence is MTANAILQIMSSFSSSPPTLAMYSQKVPTFKISPNSQKSAIIPSLKQICRQDNFKESVFTLSNLIETSAFEKALIQGQQIHAHVLKLGLSGDDAVFLNTKIVFMYGKCGSIGDAQKVFDRMTKRTVFTWNAMIGACVVNGVPIRAIQLYRDMRFLGVVLDAHTLSSTLKATSQLEILYCGSEIHGVTIKLGLISNVFVVNSLVTMYTKCNDIRAASLLFNGMSEKEDAVSWNSMISAYTINRMNREALSLFIEMLNASVEPTTYTFVAAIQACEETNFGKFGIEIHAVVMKLGYSFDTYVVNALLMMYIKNNRLDEAAKIFFHMQEKNNISWNSMISGYVQNGLYDEANNLFHEMKNAGQKPDHVSLMSMLVASGRQGNLLIGMEIHAFSLRNDLDSDLQVGNTLVDMYAKCGKLDYMDYVFGRMLHRDSVSWTTIIAAYAQNSSPWKAVQLFREVLAEGNNVDALMIGSVLLACTELRCNLLAKEIHCYVIKRGIYDPFMQKTLVSVYGDCGNVDYANSIFRLSEVKDVVSFTSMMCSYVQNGLANEALGLMLCMNEMAIEADFVAVLSMLTAAADLSSLRKGKEIHGFLVRKDLLLQDSIKSSLIDMYASCGTLENSYKVFNYLKSKDPVCWTSMINAFGLHGCGRKAIDIFMRMEKENIHPDHITFLAVLRACSHAALIEDGKRIFKLMQSKYALEPWPEHYACFVDLLGRANHLEEAFQIVKTMNLEDIPAVWCALLGACQVYANKELGEIAATKLLELEPKNPGNYVLVSNLYAATNRWDDVEEVRVTMKGKGLNKDPACSWIEVGDKVHTFVAQDKSHPECDKIYEKLAHLTEKLEKEAGYVAQTKYVLHKVEEKEKVKLLKGHSERLAIAYSLLASTDRSPIRISKNLRVCSDCHTFSKLASKFLEREIIVRDAKRFHHFRDGICSCGDFW, encoded by the coding sequence CCCTTCTCTCAAACAAATTTGCCGGCAAGACAACTTCAAAGAATCAGTTTTTACCCTCTCTAATTTAATTGAGACTAGTGCATTTGAAAAAGCGTTAATACAAGGCCAACAAATCCATGCCCATGTCCTCAAACTGGGTTTATCCGGTGATGATGCAGTTTTCTTGAACACCAAGATTGTTTTCATGTATGGTAAGTGTGGGTCGATTGGTGATGCACAGAAGGTGTTTGATAGAATGACTAAAAGAACTGTCTTTACTTGGAATGCTATGATTGGTGCTTGTGTTGTAAATGGGGTGCCTATTAGAGCAATTCAGTTGTATAGGGACATGCGTTTCTTGGGTGTTGTGTTAGATGCTCATACTCTTTCTAGTACATTGAAGGCAACTAGTCAGCTTGAAATTTTGTACTGTGGAAGTGAAATACATGGGGTCACTATAAAACTTGGTCTTATTTCTAATGTTTTTGTGGTGAACTCACTAGTGACTATGTACACCAAGTGCAATGATATCAGGGCAGCATCATTGTTGTTTAATGGAATGAGTGAAAAAGAGGACGCTGTTTCATGGAATTCTATGATTTCTGCTTATACTATAAATAGGATGAATCGGGAAGCTTTAAGTCTCTTCATTGAAATGCTGAATGCCAGTGTTGAACCTACCACATATACCTTTGTTGCTGCAATTCAAGCATGTGAGGAGacaaattttggaaaatttggGATTGAGATTCATGCTGTTGTTATGAAATTGGGTTATTCTTTTGATACATATGTAGTGAATGCTTTGTTAATGATGTACATTAAAAACAATAGATTAGATGAAGCTGCTAAAATATTCTTCCATATGCAAGAAAAGAACAACATTTCTTGGAATTCCATGATATCAGGTTATGTACAGAACGGACTTTATGATGAAGCGAATAATTTGTTTCATGAGATGAAGAATGCAGGTCAGAAACCTGACCACGTCTCACTTATGAGTATGCTTGTCGCATCTGGAAGACAGGGAAATTTGTTAATTGGGATGGAAATTCATGCCTTCTCACTGCGAAATGATTTGGATAGTGATTTGCAGGTTGGTAATACTCTTGTAGATATGTATGCCAAGTGTGGTAAGTTAGATTACATGGACTATGTCTTTGGTAGGATGCTGCATAGAGATAGTGTCTCTTGGACTACAATTATTGCTGCTTATGCTCAGAATAGTTCTCCCTGGAAGGCGGTGCAATTATTTCGCGAGGTACTGGCAGAAGGAAACAATGTTGATGCACTTATGATTGGAAGCGTCCTCCTTGCTTGTACTGAGTTGAGGTGCAACTTACTTGCAAAGGAAATTCACTGCTATGTGATTAAAAGAGGAATATATGATCCTTTTATGCAGAAAACTCTTGTGAGTGTTTATGGAGATTGTGGGAACGTGGACTATGCAAATAGTATTTTCAGGTTGAGTGAAGTTAAAGATGTTGTGTCATTTACTAGCATGATGTGCAGTTATGTTCAAAATGGACTTGCAAATGAGGCTCTTGGTCTCATGCTCTGTATGAACGAAATGGCAATTGAGGCAGATTTTGTTGCAGTCCTAAGCATGCTCACTGCTGCTGCTGATCTATCTTCCTTAAGGAAAGGAAAAGAGATTCATGGATTTTTGGTTAGAAAAGACCTCCTTCTGCAAGATTCTATTAAAAGCTCTCTAATAGATATGTATGCCAGCTGTGGGACTCTGGAGAACTCATATAAGgtgtttaattatttaaagagCAAAGATCCAGTTTGTTGGACGAGCATGATAAATGCTTTTGGATTACATGGTTGTGGTAGGAAAGCAATTGATATATTCATGAGGATGGAGAAGGAAAATATTCACCCAGATCACATAACCTTCTTGGCTGTTCTTCGTGCATGTAGCCATGCCGCGCTAATAGAAGATGGCAAAAGAATTTTCAAGTTAATGCAAAGCAAGTACGCGTTGGAGCCTTGGCCAGAACACTATGCTTGTTTTGTTGATTTGCTTGGACGTGCAAATCACTTGGAAGAGGCATTCCAAATTGTAAAAACAATGAACTTGGAGGATATACCTGCCGTCTGGTGTGCTCTCCTTGGTGCTTGTCAGGTATACGCCAATAAAGAGTTAGGAGAAATTGCTGCAACGAAGCTTCTTGAACTAGAGCCCAAGAATCCAGGAAATTATGTTCTTGTATCTAATCTGTATGCTGCGACTAATAGATGGGACGATGTTGAAGAAGTCAGAGTTACAATGAAAGGAAAAGGGCTAAACAAAGATCCTGCATGTAGCTGGATAGAGGTAGGAGATAAGGTTCATACATTTGTTGCTCAAGATAAGTCGCACCCAGAGTGTGAtaagatttatgaaaaattagcTCATCTTACTGAGAAATTGGAGAAGGAAGCAGGTTATGTGGCCCAAACCAAATATGTTTTGCACAAGGTGGAGGAGAAAGAAAAAGTTAAGTTGCTTAAAGGACACAGTGAAAGACTAGCTATTGCATATAGTTTACTTGCTAGTACTGATAGAAGCCCCATTCGAATCTCAAAAAATCTCCGTGTctgtagtgattgccatacttTCAGTAAGCTAGCTTCAAAGTTCCTAGAGCGAGAAATTATAGTTAGAGATGCCAAAAGATTTCACCATTTCAGGGATGGGATATGTTCCTGTGGAGATTTCTGGTGA